The Mycolicibacterium insubricum DNA segment GTCGACGACGCCGGAGAACTTGCCCTCGGTCTTCTCGTCGATGACGTCGCCGGCCTTGTCGATCGCGGCCTCGACCTTGTCGACGTTCTGCCCGATCAGATCCTTGGCCTTATCCAGAAACGACATGATCCACCTCTCGTTCGACTACGCGCCGTGCTCCGGCGCGCTGTGCCCTGACATTGTGCGGCCCCGATCCTGACGCCACAACCGGCGGGTCTCCCCGAGCATCCGGCCCTGCCACCACCACAGCGCCTCCAGCGCCGCCGCGCCGCACAGCCCGATCCCGACCCCGGCCAGCGTCAGCCACAGATTCGACGGGTCGAGCAGGAACAACTCCCGGGCGAACGGCAGCGAAAAAATCACCACGTAGGCCAATCCGCAGGCCGCGACCAACGCGACCCGCCACCACTGATAGGGCCGGGCGACCGTGGCCAGCACCCACCACGCGCAGATCAGCAGGGTGATCAGCGCCGCCGTCGAGGCCTGCTCCTGCGCGACGTCGTCGGCGTGCGCACCGGGGTAGGCCACCAGGTAGCTGCCGAACGTCGCCAGGCCCACCACCAGTCCCGACGGCAGCGCCGCCACCAGCACCCGACGGACGAAACCGGTATGGGCCCGTTCGTTATTGGGCGCCAGCGACAGGATGAACGCCGGGACGCCGATGGTGAACCAGTTCGCGATGGTGATGTGGATCGGCTGGAACGGGAACAGCAGGGGTGCCGTCGAGGACAGCTTGGCCACCACGCCCACCAGCCCGACCAGCAACGCCAGCAGCACCGAGTACACGGTCTTGGTCAGGAACAGGGTGGATACCCGCTCGATGTTGCCGATCACCCGTCGGCCCTCCCCCACCACATACGGGAGGGTGGCGAACCTGTTGTCCAGCAACACGATCTGCGCGACGGACCGGGCGGCCGGGCTGCCCGAGCCCATGGCGACGCCGATGTCGGCGTCCTTGAGGGCCAGCACGTCGTTCACCCCGTCGCCGGTCATCGCGACGGTGTGCCCGCGGGATTGCAGCGCACCGACCATGGCGCGTTTCTGGTCGGGGCGGACCCGGCCGAAGGTGGTGTACTCCTCCAGTACCTCGGCCAGCGCAGCGGAATCCTCGGGGAGTTTGCGGGCATCGAGGGTTTCGCCGTGCAGGCCCAGGGATCCCGCGACCGCACCGACTGATACCGCGTTGTCGCCGGAGATGACCTTGACGGTGACGTCCTGCTCGGCGAAGTACTCCAGGGTCTCCCGGGCGTCGGGGCGCACCTTCTGGTCCAGCACCACCAGCGCGACGGGGGTGACGACGCCGGGCGCGTCGGGCGCGTCGACGCTGCGGTCGGACTCGCCCAGCAGCAGCACCCGGTAGCCCTGGGCCCCGACCTCCTCGGCCCGGGCGGCCACCGGGGAGCCGGGGTCGGCCAGCACGTCGGGGGCGCCGATCACCCAGTTGCCGTCCGAGCCGAACGACGTGCCGCTCCACTTGGTGGCGGATTTGAAAGGGGCCGAGGCGGTTTCGGTCCAACCCGGCGCCGCAGGCACGGCCTCGGCGATGGCCTGCATGCTGGCGTTGGGGTAGGCGTCGGCCGCAGCCATCGCCGACAGCACCGTTTCCGGGCGGCTGTGCCCGTCGTCGAGCACGACGGTCTCGTGCAGCCGCATGGCGTTCTCGGTCAGCGTCCCGGTCTTGTCGGCACACACCACGTCGACGCGGGCCAGACCCTCGATGGCGGGCAGTTCGTTGACCAGGCACTGTCGGCGGCCCAACCGGATGACGCCGACCGCGAACGCGATCGAGGTCATCAGCACCAGGCCCTCGGGCACCATCGGCACCAGCGCGCCGACCATCCGCAGCAGCGATTCCCGGAATTCCTCGCCGGTCAGCAACTGCCGCAACGTGTTCAGCGCGTCCGGCCACTGTGGGGCCAAGGTGATCAGTTCATACAACGCGTGCCGCAGCGACGGGCCGAACGTCGGGTTGTTGACGAACAGCTGGGTGTAGATGGTCAGGATACCGACCGGCCACAGCAGGTAGGTGACCAGCCGCAGGATCTGGTTGATGCCGTTGCGCAGTTCGGATTTCACCAGGGTGAACTTGCTGGCCTCGTCGGCCAGCTTGGCCGCGTAGGCGTCGCCGCCGACCTTGGTGGCCCGGTAGGCACCGGTCCCGGCGACCGCGAAACTGCCGGAAAGCACTGCGGCACCGATGGTCTTGTCGATCGGATCGGCCTCACCGGTCAACAGCGACTCATCGATCTCCAGGTTGTTGGCCTCGATGATCTCGCCGTCGACGACGATCTGGTCGCCGGGCCCGATCTCGATGATGTCGTCGAGCACCACCTGGTCGGGGGCCAGGGCCGCGGTGCCCTCGGCGCGGCGCACCGTGGGGCGCGCCTGCCCGACGATGGCCAGTCGGTCCAGGGTGCGCTTGGCGCGCAGCTCCTGGACGATGCCGATGCCGCTGTTGACGACGATCAGCAGCCCGAACAGCCCGTTGATCAGCGAGCCCGTGTACAGCACGATCGCCAGCAGCACCGCGAGGATGGCGTTGATCCGGGTGAAGACGTTAGCCTTCACGATCTCGGCGACGCCGCGGGCGGCGCGGGTGGGCACGTTGTTGGTGCGGCCGTCGGCGACCCGCTCGGCGACCTCGGCGGCACTCAGGCCCGTCGCGGTCACGAACGCCACCAGGTGTCGGTGCGGGGTGCGACGATCGGGTCGACGGCCGACACCCGCTGGCCCGGCCGCGGCACGGCCGTCGTCACCCGGGCGTCGGCGGCGCTGAGCATCCGTTCGATCGGTTCCGCCCAGGGGTGCGGCGCCAGCCGGAACGTCGCCCAGTGGATCGGGGTCAACAGCCCGTCGTCGCTGAGGTCGCGGTGTGCGCGCACCGCCTCCTCCGGGTTCATGTGGATGTCCGGCCAGTTCGGGTGATAAGCCCCGACGGGCATCAGGGTCAGATCGAACGGCCCGTACTCGGCGCCGATGGCGGCGAATCCCTCGGTGTAGCCGGTGTCTCCGCCGAAGAACACCCGGTGGCGCGGGCCGATCACCGCCCACGACGACCACAGGGTGGTGTTGCGGGTGACGAACCGCCCGGAGAAGTGCCGCGCCGGGGTGCACACGATGTTGAGCTCGGCCAACCGCGATCCCTGGTCCCAGTCCAGTTCGACGATCCGGTCGCCGGGAATGCCCCAGCCGCGCAGATGCGCGCCGATGCCCAGCGGCACGAAGAACTGCGCGTTCTGGCTGCGGGCCAGGGCCCGGATGGTCTCGACGTCGAGGTGGTCGTAGTGGTCGTGGCTGATGATCACCGCGTCGATGGCCGGCAGCGAGTCCAGCGAGGCGGGCACCGGGTGCAGCCGGCGCGGGCCGACCGACTGCGACGGCGAGCACCGCTCGCTCCACACCGGGTCGGCCAGGATCCGGTAGCCGTCGATCTCGATCAAGACCGAGGAGTGGCCGTACCAGGTCAGCGCCAGGTCAGCGGCCGGTTGCGCCGGGTCGGGCACCACGATGGGGATCTCCGGGTGCGCGCTGTCGCCGCCGAACATGTCGTGGACGAGCTTCCACGCCTCGGCGCGGCTGATGCTCAGCGGTGTGGACGGCTCCCGGTTGTGGAAGACGCCGTCGCGGTAGTTCGCCGAGCCGCGGGCGACGGCGTCGATCTCGGCCGGGGGCGCTCCCAGGGCGTTGGGCACGCCGTGCAGCGCCCGCAATGCCCAACCGCCGGTCACAACGGCCGCGGTGCCGCCGACGACCCGGATCGCCTGGCCCAGCATGTCAGGCGCCGTGGAACTTCGGCGGGCGCTTCTCGAACCGGGCGATCTGGGCCTCCAGCACGTCCGGGCTGGACCAGGCCTTGTTGAACATCCGGGTGTGCTCGCCGCGGACGGTGTCGAAGGCGCCGTCGTCGTTGAGGACGCGCTTGGAGTGCGCCATGGACAGCGGGGCGTGGGCGGCGATCTCGGCGGCCCAGGCCTGCGCGTCGGCCAGGGTGCCGGTGCGGTTGACCATGCCGGTCAGCAGCGCGGTGTCCAGGGCGAGGCGTTCGGCGGCGATCAGCATGCCCCGGGCCCGACCGTGCCCGACCAGTGAGACGAGCCTCCGGATGCTCCAGTTATCCAGCGCCAGACCGTATTTGGCGATCGGGAACTGGAAGTAGACGCTGTCGACGGCGACCCGCAGATCGCAGATCATGGCAATGATGACGCCGGCGCCGATGGCCGGGCCGTTGAGCGCGGCGATCACCGGGATCGGGCAGGCATCGATGGCCAGGTTCAGGGCGATCGCCTTGTCGGGGAGTTCCTTGGCCACGCCCTCGGCGTCGGACAGGTCGGCGCCGGCGCTGAACACGGTGCCGGCGCCGGTCAGCACGATCGCCCGGGTGTCGGCCAGAGAGGCGCCTTCGATCGCCTCGCGCACACCGTCGACAAGCGCGCCGTTGAGGGCGTTGCGCCGCTCCGGGCGTTGCATTTCGATGGTCAGGACATTGCCGTCGCGGCTCAAACCGATCATGGGCATAGATTAGCCGCCGCGTTGACCGCCGCGTTCGCCCGAGCTGTTCAGCGGGGCTGCGGCTGCACGCAAGTGGTACTTCAACCCCGCCGCACGCGTTCGCGAACCAGTTACGTGCACGACGCGCCGAGCGCCGACGGTAAAACCCCTGGTCATCACTGGCCGAGGCAGATGCCCGCGTTTCTAACTGGTACGTCAACTCCGTCGCACACGTTGATGAACCAGTTAGGTGCAGCGTCGGCGCCGCAGAGCCGGCCCACTACGCCAACGGCGGCTCGATAGTCTCGGGCGATGAGCCGGATCAGCGCGGAGGAACTGCTCGACGCGGTCTTGGACCCGGGATCGTTCGTCAGCTGGGACGAGCCGCCGGTCCAGGTGCCCGTCGACGAGCAGTACGCCGCGGAGCTGGCCGCCGCGCGGGAGGCCACCGGTCTCGACGAATCGGTGCGCACGGGTGCGGGCACGGTGTTCGGGCGGCCAGTGGCGGCGATCGCCTGCGAATTCGATTTCCTGGCCGGCTCGATCGGGGTGGCCGCCGCCGAACGCGTCACCACGGCCGTCCAGCGCGCCACCGCCGAGCGCCTGCCGCTGCTGGCCTCCCCCGCCTCCGGCGGCACCCGCATGCAGGAGGGCACCGTCGCCTTCCTGCAGATGGTCAAGATCACCGCGGCGGTCACCCGGCACAAGGCCGCCCACCTGCCGTATCTGGTGTACCTGCGCCATCCCACCACCGGCGGGGTGTTCGCCTCCTGGGGATCGCTGGGGCACATCACCGTCGCCGAGCCGGGCGCGTTGATCGGCTTCCTCGGGCCGCGGGTGTACGAGCAGCTCTACGGTCACCCGTTCCCGCCCGGGGTGCAGACGGCGGAGAACCTGCAGCGCCACGGCGTCGTCGACGCGGTGTTGCCGCCGGCGGCGCTGCGCGGGGCACTGGACCGTGCGCTGGCGGTGATCGAGGACGCGCCGGGCACACCGCCGGTCGCCGAACCGGCCGAGGCCCAGCCCGCCCCACCGGCCTGGGATTCGGTGCTGGCGTCACGACGTGCCGACCGCCCCGGCGTCGACCAGCTGCTGCGCACCGCCGACGGCTTCGTGCTGCTGTCGGGGACCGGCCGGGGCGAGTCGGGCACCACGGTGCTGGCGTTGGCCCGGTTCGCCGGCCAGCCGGTGGTGCTGCTGGGCCAGCGCCGGGTGGCCGGCGGCCTGACCGGCCCGGCCGCGCTGCGCGAAGCCCGTCGGGGCATGGCGCTGGCCGAGGGGCTGGCCCTGCCGCTGGTGCTGGTGATCGACACCGCCGGGCCCGCGCTGTCGAAGGAGGCCGAGGAGGGCGGACTGGCCGGGGAGATCGCCCGCTGCCTGGCCGACCTGGTGACCCTCGACGTGCCGACGGTCAGCGTGCTGATGGGCCAGGGCAGCGGCGGTCCCGCGCTGGCGATGGTGCCCGCCGACCGGGTGCTGGCCGCCCGGCACGGCTGGCTGGCGCCGCTGCCGCCAGAGGGAGCCAGCGCCATCGTCTTCCGAGGCACCGCGCACGCCCCCGAGCTGGCCGCGGCCCAGGGCATCCGGTCGGCCGATCTGTTGCGCAACGGGATCGTCGACGTCGTCGTCGGTGAATACCCCGACGCCGCCGACGAACCGGAGGAGTTCCTGCGGCGACTCGGTGATGCCATCGCCACGGAGCTGGCGGGGCTGCGCACCGTCGACCCCGCCGACCGGATGGCCGCCCGGTTCCAGCGGTACCGCCGCATCGGGCTGTAACACCCAGCCCCGTGCCCAGCCGGTGAATTGGTGAATCACCCCTGGCCGCCCGCCGGCTGCGGGTACCCGTCGGGAAGCTGCGGCGGGGCGTGCGGCCGGCATGATCCGCCCGACGAGACGTGACACTCCAGCCGGCGTGACGCGGCCCGGCGGCGGGCGAAACCGCGTCGCGGCGCACCACTCAGGCAAAATGGCACGCATGGACAATGGTGGTGCCTCTCCCCGCTTGCTGGTGGTCGACGACGATCCCGACGTGCTCGCCTCGCTGGAGCGTGGCCTGCGGCTGTCCGGCTTCGAGGTGACCACCGCCGTCGACGGCGCCGAGGCGCTGCGCAGCGCCACCGAGACCCGCCCCGACGCCATCGTGCTGGACATCAACATGCCGGTGCTCGACGGCGTGTCCGTGGTGACGGCGCTGCGGGCGATGGACAACGACGTGCCGGTGTGCGTGCTGAGCGCCCGCAGCTCGGTCGACGACCGGGTGGCCGGACTGGAGGCCGGCGCCGACGACTACCTGGTCAAACCGTTCGTGCTGGCCGAGCTGGTGGCCCGGGTCAAGGCGCTGCTGCGCCGCCGCGGCGCCACCGCCACGTTCTCCTCCGAGACCATCGCCGTCGGCCCGCTGGAGGTCGACATCCCGGGCCGCCGGGCCCGGGTCAACGGCGTCGACGTCGAGCTGACCAAGCGCGAGTTCGACCTACTGGCCGTGCTGGCCGAGCACAAGACCGCGGTGCTGTCCCGCTCGCAGCTGCTGGAGCTGGTCTGGGGTTACGACTTCGCCGCCGACACCAACGTCGTCGACGTGTTCATCGGCTACCTGCGCCGCAAACTGGAGGCCAACGGCGCACCGCGGCTGCTGCACACGGTGCGCGGCGTCGGCTTCGTGCTGCGGACCCAATAGTGACCACCGCCGAGCATTCGATCGTCCAGCGTTCGATCCGGCTGCGGATGCCGCTGCTGTCGCTGCGCACCATCGTGATCGTCGCGGCACTGGCCGTGATCGTGACAGTGCTGACCATAGGCACCTGGGTGTGGATCGGCATCACCAACGAGCAGCACAACCAACTGGACCGACGGCTCGACTCGGTCAGCAGCCTCGGCGACGTCAACGCCCTACTGCGCGCCGCGATGGACTCCAACGCCGACGAGGTCGCCCCCAAGGGAAACATGGTCCGCACCATGCGCATCGGGGCATTGCCTCCGGTGTCGGTGCCGGCCGGGGTGGACCTGCCGGCGCTGCCCAGCGGCTACGCCGACACCACCATCCACGGCGTGCCGTACCGGGTGCGGACCTTCACCACCGGGCAGGCGTCCATCGCCCTCGGTGAGCCACTGGAGTACACCCAGCAGCGCATCGATGAGCAGCACACCCGGGTCATCCTCATCTGCGGCAGCGTCATCTTGGGCACGTTCCTGGTCGGCGGCGTGATGTGGCTGGTGATGGTCAACCCGTTCCGGCTGCTGGCCCAGCAGGCGCGCGCCATCAACGCCCAGTCGAAACCCGAGGACGTGCAGGTCCGCGGCGTGTGGGAGGCCGTCGAGATCTCCGAGGCCGTGGAGGGCATGCTGGCGCGGATCGGCGACGAACAGGCCCGCACCAAGGCCGCGCTGGAGTCCGCGCGCGACTTCGCGGCGGTGTCGGCGCACGAACTGCGCACCCCGCTGACGGCGATGCGCACCAACCTGGAGGTGCTGTCCACGCTGGACCTGCCCGAGGAGCAGCGCCACGAGGTGCTCGACGACGTCATCCGGACCCAGACGCGGATCGAGACGACACTGTGGGCACTCGAGCGCCTCGCCCAGGGCGAGCTGTCCACCGCCGAGGACCAGGTGCCGGTCGACATCACCGACCTGCTGGACCGGGCCGCCCACGACGCCATGCGCATCTACCCGAACCTGACGGTGTCCCTGGTGCCGGCGCCGACGGTGCTGATGATCGGCCTGCCGGCCGGGTTGCGGCTGGCCATCGACAACGCCATCACCAATGCGGTCAAGCACGGCAACGCCACCGAGGTGCAGCTGTCGGCGGTGCCGTCACGCGAGGGTGTGGAGATCGCCGTCGACGACAACGGATCCGGTATACCGGAGGCCGAGCGCACCGTGGTGTTCGAGCGGTTCTCCCGCGGATCCAACGCCTCGGTGTCCGGCTCCGGGCTGGGCCTGGCGCTGGTGGCCCAGCAGGCTGAGCTGCACGGCGGCACCGCGTCGCTGGGCCAGAGCCCGCTCGGCGGTGCCCGCCTGCTGCTGAAACTGCCCGGGCACCCGCAGGCCCGGACCGATGCTTAGCGCTTAGCGCACGCCGAGCAGGTCGATGACGAAGATCAGCGTCTTGCCGCCGAGCCGGTGCCCGGATCCGGCCGGCCCGTAGGCCAGTGCCGGCGGGATGGTGAGCTTGCGGCGGCCGCCGACGCGCATCCCCGGAATGCCCTCCTGCCAGCCCTGGATCAGGCCGCGCAGCGGGAACTGGATCGACTCGCCCCGGTTCCAGGAGCTGTCGAACTCGTCGCCGGTGTCGAACTCGACGCCGACGTAGTGCACCTCGACCTGCCCGCCCGGGACCGCTTCGGGCCCGTCGCCGATCACCAGGTCCTCGATCACCAGCTCGGTCGGTGCCGGGCCGTCGGGGAACTCAATCTCAGGTTTTGTCGCCATGGCAGTGACCCTAACCGGTAGGACTGACCGGGTGAGGCCGACCCGCACCGACGTCGACGTGGTGATCGTCGGGGGCGGGCACAACGGCCTGGTCGCGGCCGGCTACCTGGCCCGGGCCGGACGACGGGTGCGACTGCTGGAACGCCTCGACGTGCTCGGCGGCGCCGCGGTGTCGGCCCGGGTGTTCCCCGGGGTCGACGCGAACCTGTCGCGCTACTCGTACTTGGTGAGCCTGCTGCCGCAGCAGATCATCGACGATCTGGGGGCCGACGTCCGGCTGGCGCACCGCCGCTACTCGTCGTACACGCCCGATCCGGCTACCGGCGGCCGCACCGGCCTGCTGATCGGCCCGTCGTCGAACTTCGCGGCGATCGGAGCCGCCGGCGATGAGGCCGGGTTCGCCGACTTCTACCGGCGCA contains these protein-coding regions:
- a CDS encoding carboxyl transferase domain-containing protein translates to MSRISAEELLDAVLDPGSFVSWDEPPVQVPVDEQYAAELAAAREATGLDESVRTGAGTVFGRPVAAIACEFDFLAGSIGVAAAERVTTAVQRATAERLPLLASPASGGTRMQEGTVAFLQMVKITAAVTRHKAAHLPYLVYLRHPTTGGVFASWGSLGHITVAEPGALIGFLGPRVYEQLYGHPFPPGVQTAENLQRHGVVDAVLPPAALRGALDRALAVIEDAPGTPPVAEPAEAQPAPPAWDSVLASRRADRPGVDQLLRTADGFVLLSGTGRGESGTTVLALARFAGQPVVLLGQRRVAGGLTGPAALREARRGMALAEGLALPLVLVIDTAGPALSKEAEEGGLAGEIARCLADLVTLDVPTVSVLMGQGSGGPALAMVPADRVLAARHGWLAPLPPEGASAIVFRGTAHAPELAAAQGIRSADLLRNGIVDVVVGEYPDAADEPEEFLRRLGDAIATELAGLRTVDPADRMAARFQRYRRIGL
- a CDS encoding MBL fold metallo-hydrolase gives rise to the protein MLGQAIRVVGGTAAVVTGGWALRALHGVPNALGAPPAEIDAVARGSANYRDGVFHNREPSTPLSISRAEAWKLVHDMFGGDSAHPEIPIVVPDPAQPAADLALTWYGHSSVLIEIDGYRILADPVWSERCSPSQSVGPRRLHPVPASLDSLPAIDAVIISHDHYDHLDVETIRALARSQNAQFFVPLGIGAHLRGWGIPGDRIVELDWDQGSRLAELNIVCTPARHFSGRFVTRNTTLWSSWAVIGPRHRVFFGGDTGYTEGFAAIGAEYGPFDLTLMPVGAYHPNWPDIHMNPEEAVRAHRDLSDDGLLTPIHWATFRLAPHPWAEPIERMLSAADARVTTAVPRPGQRVSAVDPIVAPRTDTWWRS
- a CDS encoding response regulator transcription factor, coding for MDNGGASPRLLVVDDDPDVLASLERGLRLSGFEVTTAVDGAEALRSATETRPDAIVLDINMPVLDGVSVVTALRAMDNDVPVCVLSARSSVDDRVAGLEAGADDYLVKPFVLAELVARVKALLRRRGATATFSSETIAVGPLEVDIPGRRARVNGVDVELTKREFDLLAVLAEHKTAVLSRSQLLELVWGYDFAADTNVVDVFIGYLRRKLEANGAPRLLHTVRGVGFVLRTQ
- a CDS encoding sensor histidine kinase, which produces MPLLSLRTIVIVAALAVIVTVLTIGTWVWIGITNEQHNQLDRRLDSVSSLGDVNALLRAAMDSNADEVAPKGNMVRTMRIGALPPVSVPAGVDLPALPSGYADTTIHGVPYRVRTFTTGQASIALGEPLEYTQQRIDEQHTRVILICGSVILGTFLVGGVMWLVMVNPFRLLAQQARAINAQSKPEDVQVRGVWEAVEISEAVEGMLARIGDEQARTKAALESARDFAAVSAHELRTPLTAMRTNLEVLSTLDLPEEQRHEVLDDVIRTQTRIETTLWALERLAQGELSTAEDQVPVDITDLLDRAAHDAMRIYPNLTVSLVPAPTVLMIGLPAGLRLAIDNAITNAVKHGNATEVQLSAVPSREGVEIAVDDNGSGIPEAERTVVFERFSRGSNASVSGSGLGLALVAQQAELHGGTASLGQSPLGGARLLLKLPGHPQARTDA
- a CDS encoding antitoxin, with amino-acid sequence MSFLDKAKDLIGQNVDKVEAAIDKAGDVIDEKTEGKFSGVVDKAQEAAKNFAHNAGDSDAPSA
- a CDS encoding FKBP-type peptidyl-prolyl cis-trans isomerase encodes the protein MATKPEIEFPDGPAPTELVIEDLVIGDGPEAVPGGQVEVHYVGVEFDTGDEFDSSWNRGESIQFPLRGLIQGWQEGIPGMRVGGRRKLTIPPALAYGPAGSGHRLGGKTLIFVIDLLGVR
- a CDS encoding enoyl-CoA hydratase, with amino-acid sequence MIGLSRDGNVLTIEMQRPERRNALNGALVDGVREAIEGASLADTRAIVLTGAGTVFSAGADLSDAEGVAKELPDKAIALNLAIDACPIPVIAALNGPAIGAGVIIAMICDLRVAVDSVYFQFPIAKYGLALDNWSIRRLVSLVGHGRARGMLIAAERLALDTALLTGMVNRTGTLADAQAWAAEIAAHAPLSMAHSKRVLNDDGAFDTVRGEHTRMFNKAWSSPDVLEAQIARFEKRPPKFHGA
- a CDS encoding HAD-IC family P-type ATPase — its product is MAFVTATGLSAAEVAERVADGRTNNVPTRAARGVAEIVKANVFTRINAILAVLLAIVLYTGSLINGLFGLLIVVNSGIGIVQELRAKRTLDRLAIVGQARPTVRRAEGTAALAPDQVVLDDIIEIGPGDQIVVDGEIIEANNLEIDESLLTGEADPIDKTIGAAVLSGSFAVAGTGAYRATKVGGDAYAAKLADEASKFTLVKSELRNGINQILRLVTYLLWPVGILTIYTQLFVNNPTFGPSLRHALYELITLAPQWPDALNTLRQLLTGEEFRESLLRMVGALVPMVPEGLVLMTSIAFAVGVIRLGRRQCLVNELPAIEGLARVDVVCADKTGTLTENAMRLHETVVLDDGHSRPETVLSAMAAADAYPNASMQAIAEAVPAAPGWTETASAPFKSATKWSGTSFGSDGNWVIGAPDVLADPGSPVAARAEEVGAQGYRVLLLGESDRSVDAPDAPGVVTPVALVVLDQKVRPDARETLEYFAEQDVTVKVISGDNAVSVGAVAGSLGLHGETLDARKLPEDSAALAEVLEEYTTFGRVRPDQKRAMVGALQSRGHTVAMTGDGVNDVLALKDADIGVAMGSGSPAARSVAQIVLLDNRFATLPYVVGEGRRVIGNIERVSTLFLTKTVYSVLLALLVGLVGVVAKLSSTAPLLFPFQPIHITIANWFTIGVPAFILSLAPNNERAHTGFVRRVLVAALPSGLVVGLATFGSYLVAYPGAHADDVAQEQASTAALITLLICAWWVLATVARPYQWWRVALVAACGLAYVVIFSLPFARELFLLDPSNLWLTLAGVGIGLCGAAALEALWWWQGRMLGETRRLWRQDRGRTMSGHSAPEHGA